One Faecalispora anaeroviscerum genomic window carries:
- a CDS encoding pro-sigmaK processing inhibitor BofA family protein, producing MTTILVAVGIFLLLAALQALLGSKRPMQRAAGGIIIGVGTLAVVNLTGFFTGVCIPVSLLSLGVSAAGGIPGVTLMLLLNLIFQ from the coding sequence ATGACGACCATTCTGGTGGCGGTAGGGATTTTTTTGCTTTTGGCGGCGCTGCAGGCGCTGCTGGGTTCCAAACGCCCGATGCAACGCGCGGCGGGTGGTATTATTATCGGGGTCGGTACGCTGGCCGTGGTCAATTTGACCGGATTCTTTACCGGAGTCTGTATCCCGGTGAGTCTGCTCAGCTTGGGCGTTTCCGCCGCAGGCGGGATACCGGGGGTCACGCTGATGCTTTTGCTGAATCTTATTTTTCAATAA
- a CDS encoding DUF6809 family protein: MTSILEEFAYGNLSPEARHWGSDPEYREAVQVLSRNEETLLTTLNEEEKNLFQKYVDAQGEFNRLTAVGNLIYGYRLGLTMTAEAFIGMDELIFGEASD, translated from the coding sequence ATGACCAGTATTTTAGAAGAATTTGCTTACGGCAACCTGTCGCCGGAGGCACGGCATTGGGGGAGCGATCCCGAATACAGGGAAGCAGTGCAGGTATTGTCCCGGAACGAGGAAACACTCCTCACCACACTAAATGAAGAGGAAAAAAACCTGTTTCAAAAGTATGTAGATGCACAGGGGGAATTTAACAGGCTTACGGCTGTGGGCAACCTAATCTACGGCTACCGGCTTGGCCTTACCATGACAGCGGAAGCCTTTATCGGTATGGACGAACTGATTTTTGGCGAAGCAAGCGATTAA
- a CDS encoding ribbon-helix-helix domain-containing protein, protein MFVRVDTETKEKLAECTQKLDITLSEIVRKGIDLVHDSLKK, encoded by the coding sequence ATCTTTGTAAGGGTGGATACAGAGACAAAAGAGAAGCTGGCAGAATGTACACAAAAGCTCGATATCACCCTCTCAGAAATTGTCCGTAAAGGAATTGATCTGGTACATGACAGCCTAAAAAAATGA